The following are encoded together in the Streptomyces flavofungini genome:
- a CDS encoding helix-turn-helix transcriptional regulator gives MNRGAVEQGQGRVGLDGVDGVGDAGRALGGFLRARRGRVAPERVGISAGRRRRVRGLRREELAQLAGISVDYYVRLEQGRATQPSPEVLDALAGALGLDTAERSHLDTLAGARRGPVPKARVSPLLQRVLDSLTRFPVFATNHRLDVVAWNALGAELVGGLGDPDRRDSNNARFLFLDPASRSLHPEWEDRAAEAVGQLRVAAGRYPDDGELAALISELSVRSADFRRIWGTGEVVMCTAGRKRLHHPRTGLLTLDFETLHVPDEPGETGLVVHVFSADEGSAEAEALAGLARDVAGDGDIRQSPAAAGDAQPGR, from the coding sequence ATGAACAGGGGCGCCGTGGAGCAGGGGCAGGGACGGGTCGGTCTGGACGGGGTCGACGGGGTCGGCGACGCCGGGCGGGCGCTCGGCGGCTTCCTGCGGGCCCGCCGGGGGCGGGTCGCGCCCGAGCGCGTCGGGATCTCCGCAGGCCGCCGCCGACGCGTCCGCGGCCTGCGCCGCGAGGAGTTGGCCCAGCTCGCCGGGATCAGCGTCGACTACTACGTACGCCTCGAACAGGGCCGCGCCACCCAGCCCTCGCCCGAGGTCCTCGACGCGCTCGCCGGTGCGCTCGGTCTGGACACGGCGGAGCGCAGCCACCTCGACACCCTCGCCGGGGCCCGGCGCGGGCCCGTGCCCAAGGCCAGGGTCAGCCCGCTGCTCCAGCGCGTCCTCGACTCCCTCACCCGCTTCCCGGTGTTCGCCACGAACCACCGCCTGGACGTGGTGGCCTGGAACGCCCTCGGCGCCGAACTCGTCGGCGGCCTCGGCGACCCGGACCGCAGGGACTCGAACAACGCCCGCTTCCTCTTCCTCGACCCGGCCTCCCGGAGCCTGCACCCCGAGTGGGAGGACCGCGCGGCCGAGGCCGTGGGCCAGCTCCGCGTCGCCGCAGGACGCTACCCCGACGACGGTGAACTCGCCGCTCTGATCTCCGAACTGTCCGTCCGCAGCGCCGACTTCCGCCGCATCTGGGGCACCGGCGAGGTCGTGATGTGCACGGCGGGCCGCAAACGGCTCCACCACCCGCGGACCGGACTTCTCACCCTCGACTTCGAGACCCTGCACGTCCCGGACGAGCCCGGCGAGACGGGCCTCGTGGTGCACGTGTTCAGCGCGGACGAGGGCAGCGCGGAGGCGGAGGCGCTGGCCGGGCTAGCGAGGGACGTGGCGGGCGACGGCGACATACGGCAGTCGCCTGCGGCGGCGGGTGACGCGCAGCCGGGCAGGTGA
- a CDS encoding NAD(P)H-dependent oxidoreductase yields the protein MNATTPSAPPSPPAPSSPSSPQKILIVSAHPESDSLNASLTDFAVGHLRAAGHEVRVCDLYAMKWKATVDADDFPDLAPDERLHVMAASEDATLAGRLSADVAAEQEKVRWADAVVFQFPMWWFGPPAILKGWIDRVFTAGFGYGPKVPPPYSEGPLAGRRALVSVTAGARGTAFSDRGIHGRLADVLYPVQHGLFWFTGMAPLEPFAVFEANNLPAEEFETAKQEYARRLNGLFTDEPVPFRSLVGGDYDHDMRLLPGVEEPGIAGLDLHVRPG from the coding sequence ATGAACGCAACCACGCCGTCCGCACCGCCCTCGCCGCCCGCACCGTCTTCACCGTCCTCGCCGCAGAAGATCCTCATCGTCAGCGCCCACCCGGAGAGCGACTCGCTCAACGCCTCCCTCACCGACTTCGCGGTCGGCCACCTCCGCGCGGCGGGACACGAGGTGCGCGTCTGCGACCTGTACGCGATGAAGTGGAAGGCGACCGTCGACGCCGACGACTTCCCGGACCTCGCCCCGGACGAGCGGCTGCACGTGATGGCGGCCTCCGAGGACGCCACACTCGCGGGACGGCTGTCGGCGGACGTCGCCGCCGAGCAGGAGAAGGTGCGCTGGGCGGACGCCGTCGTCTTCCAGTTCCCGATGTGGTGGTTCGGCCCCCCGGCCATCCTGAAGGGCTGGATCGACCGGGTGTTCACCGCCGGGTTCGGCTACGGCCCGAAGGTGCCACCGCCCTACAGCGAGGGCCCCCTGGCGGGACGGCGCGCCCTGGTGTCGGTGACGGCGGGTGCGCGCGGGACGGCGTTCTCCGACCGGGGCATCCACGGCCGCCTCGCGGACGTGCTCTATCCGGTGCAGCACGGTCTGTTCTGGTTCACCGGCATGGCGCCGCTGGAGCCGTTCGCGGTGTTCGAGGCCAACAACCTGCCCGCGGAGGAGTTCGAGACCGCGAAGCAGGAGTACGCGCGCCGCCTGAACGGCCTGTTCACGGACGAGCCGGTGCCGTTCCGCTCCCTGGTGGGCGGCGACTACGACCACGACATGCGGCTGCTTCCGGGAGTGGAGGAGCCCGGGATCGCGGGCCTGGACCTGCATGTCCGGCCCGGCTGA
- a CDS encoding aminotransferase class I/II-fold pyridoxal phosphate-dependent enzyme yields MTTTAQVPDDSVPPAVRLEEARRDYADLLGLGLDLDLTRGKPSPRQLDLAADLLSLPGGRYTAADGTDCRNYGSPDGLRELREIFSGFLQTPVDQLLAVGNSSLELMHDCIVHALLGTLPGAPRRWADEDRIAFLCPVPGYDRHFALCERYGIDMIPVPMTAAGPDLAEVERLAAADPAIKGIWCVPKYSNPDGTCYSDEVVRGLASMPTAAPDFRIFWDNAYAVHHLTDEETEVADILAACAEAGHPDRAFVFGSTSKITLAGAGVAFFGSSPANVAWLRGRNAKRSIGPDKINQLRHALFLRDADGVRAHMRAHQALLRPKFDAVLRGFAEELGGTGLATWSRPKGGYFIVLNVPEGCARAVVRRAEEAGIALTPAGATHPYGQDPKDSVIRVSPSYPDLEEVERIIRGVAVCVRLVGYEKLVADAAA; encoded by the coding sequence ATGACCACGACCGCGCAGGTGCCCGACGACTCCGTCCCCCCGGCCGTACGCCTGGAGGAGGCCCGGCGCGACTACGCGGACCTGCTCGGCCTGGGCCTCGACCTCGACCTGACGCGCGGCAAGCCCTCGCCCCGGCAGCTCGACCTCGCCGCGGACCTGCTGAGCCTGCCCGGCGGCCGGTACACCGCCGCCGACGGGACCGACTGCCGCAACTACGGCAGCCCGGACGGACTGCGCGAACTGCGCGAGATCTTCAGCGGCTTCCTCCAGACGCCGGTCGACCAGCTCCTCGCCGTCGGCAACTCCAGCCTGGAGCTGATGCACGACTGCATCGTGCACGCCCTCCTCGGCACCCTGCCGGGCGCGCCGCGGCGCTGGGCCGACGAGGACCGGATCGCGTTCCTGTGCCCGGTCCCCGGCTACGACCGGCACTTCGCGCTGTGCGAGCGCTACGGCATCGACATGATCCCCGTCCCGATGACCGCCGCGGGCCCCGACCTCGCCGAGGTGGAGCGCCTCGCGGCCGCCGACCCCGCGATCAAGGGCATCTGGTGCGTGCCCAAGTACAGCAACCCCGACGGCACCTGCTACAGCGACGAGGTCGTGCGCGGGCTCGCCTCGATGCCGACCGCCGCACCGGACTTCCGGATCTTCTGGGACAACGCCTACGCGGTGCACCACCTCACCGACGAGGAGACCGAGGTCGCCGACATCCTCGCCGCCTGCGCCGAGGCCGGTCACCCGGACCGCGCGTTCGTCTTCGGTTCCACCTCGAAGATCACCCTGGCCGGGGCGGGCGTCGCCTTCTTCGGCTCGTCCCCGGCCAACGTCGCCTGGCTGCGCGGCCGCAACGCCAAGCGCTCCATCGGCCCCGACAAGATCAACCAGCTCCGCCACGCGCTGTTCCTGCGGGACGCCGACGGCGTCCGCGCCCACATGCGTGCGCACCAGGCGCTGCTGCGCCCGAAGTTCGACGCCGTCCTGCGCGGCTTCGCCGAAGAGCTCGGCGGCACCGGCCTCGCCACCTGGTCCAGGCCCAAGGGCGGCTACTTCATCGTCCTGAACGTCCCCGAGGGCTGCGCCCGCGCAGTGGTGCGTCGCGCCGAGGAGGCGGGCATCGCCCTGACACCCGCGGGCGCCACGCATCCGTACGGGCAGGACCCGAAGGACAGCGTCATCCGCGTCAGCCCCAGCTACCCGGACCTGGAGGAGGTCGAGCGGATCATCCGCGGGGTCGCCGTCTGCGTACGCCTCGTCGGCTACGAGAAGCTGGTCGCCGACGCCGCCGCGTGA